From one Equus caballus isolate H_3958 breed thoroughbred chromosome 29, TB-T2T, whole genome shotgun sequence genomic stretch:
- the ANKRD16 gene encoding ankyrin repeat domain-containing protein 16 isoform X2 produces the protein MRNQKLAEVKWLTPNHLCGRRGRPEPPPSIFMLPNPGSFLPITQKTKHQDDKMAAEGGFNHGGARTPLMMACTRKNLGVIQDLVEHGANPLLKNKDGWNSFHIASREGDPLILQYLLTVCPAAWKTESKIGRTPLHTAAMHGCLEAVQVLLRRCQYEPNCRDKCGLTPFMDAIQCGHINVARLLLEEHKACVSAEDSLGAQAIHRAAVTGQNEAIRFLVSELGVDVDVRAASTRLTALHYAAKEGHVSTVQMLLSLGADINAKDARSRSALHLACAGQHVACVEFLLQSGLRDSADITGTLAQQLTRSADILHCFDHSVTT, from the exons atgagaaaccaGAAGCTTGCGGAAGTGAAATGGCTTACCCCAAATCATTTatgtgggagaagaggaaggccGGAGCCGCCTCCCTCGATATTCATGTTACCCAacccaggttcgtttttgcccatCACCCAGAAAACCAAACACCAAGATGACAAGATGGCAGCAGAGGGAGGGTTTAATCATGGAGGAGCCAG GACTCCTCTGATGATGGCCTGCACAAGGAAGAATCTCGGGGTGATCCAGGACCTTGTGGAACATGGTGCCAATCCGCTTCTGAAGAACAAAGACGGCTGGAACAGTTTCCACATTGCCAGCCGAGAAGGTGACCCCCTGATCCTCCAGTACTTGCTCACTGTCTGCCCGGCTGCCTGGAAGACAGAGAGCAAAATTGGGAGAACTCCTCTGCACACCGCAG CGATGCATGGCTGTTTAGAGGCAGTACAGGTGCTTCTTCGGAG GTGCCAGTATGAACCCAACTGCAGAGACAAGTGTGGACTCACACCCTTTATGGACGCGATTCAGTGTGGTCACATCAACGTAGCCAGGCTGCTCCTGGAAGAACATAAG GCTTGCGTTTCTGCTGAGGATTCCCTGGGGGCCCAGGCTATCCACAGGGCAGCAGTCACCGGGCAGAACGAAGCCATCCGGTTCTTGGTCTCTGAACTTGGCGTTGACGTAGATGTGAGAGCAGCATCGACCCGCCTCACGGCACTTCATTATGCAGCTAAG GAAGGTCACGTAAGCACAGTTCAGATGCTCTTATCCTTGGGTGCTGACATCAACGCTAAAGATGCAAGAAGTCGATCAG cCCTGCACTTGGCCTGCGCAGGGCAGCACGTGGCTTGTGTCGAGTTTCTCCTGCAGTCTGGGCTGAGAGACTCCGCAGACATCACGGGCACCCTGGCTCAGCAGCTCACACGGAGCGCAGACATCCTCCATTGCTTCGACCACAGTGTGACGACGTGA
- the ANKRD16 gene encoding ankyrin repeat domain-containing protein 16 isoform X3 — MADPRRLCRLVQEGRLGALREELRGAGPALCPGPAGDTLLHCATRHGRRDVLAYLVEAWDMDIEAANRDYKRPLHEAASMGHRDCVQYLLGRGAAVDCLKKADWTPLMMACTRKNLGVIQDLVEHGANPLLKNKDGWNSFHIASREGDPLILQYLLTVCPAAWKTESKIGRTPLHTAAMHGCLEAVQVLLRRCQYEPNCRDKCGLTPFMDAIQCGHINVARLLLEEHKACVSAEDSLGAQAIHRAAVTGQNEAIRFLVSELGVDVDVRAASTRLTALHYAAKPCTWPAQGSTWLVSSFSCSLG; from the exons ATGGCGGACCCGCGGCGGCTCTGCAGGCTGGTGCAGGAGGGCCGGCTgggcgccctgcgggaggagctACGGGGCGCGGGGCCCGCCCTCTGCCCGGGCCCGGCCGGGGACACCCTCCTTCACTGCGCCACCCGCCACGGGCGTCGGGACGTCCTGGCCTACCTGGTCGAGGCCTGGGACATGGACATCGAGGCCGCCAACCGAGACTACAAGCGGCCTCTGCACGAGGCTGCCTCCATGGGCCACCGGGACTGCGTGCAGTACCTGCTGGGCCGGGGAGCCGCGGTCGACTGCCTGAAGAAGGCCGACTG GACTCCTCTGATGATGGCCTGCACAAGGAAGAATCTCGGGGTGATCCAGGACCTTGTGGAACATGGTGCCAATCCGCTTCTGAAGAACAAAGACGGCTGGAACAGTTTCCACATTGCCAGCCGAGAAGGTGACCCCCTGATCCTCCAGTACTTGCTCACTGTCTGCCCGGCTGCCTGGAAGACAGAGAGCAAAATTGGGAGAACTCCTCTGCACACCGCAG CGATGCATGGCTGTTTAGAGGCAGTACAGGTGCTTCTTCGGAG GTGCCAGTATGAACCCAACTGCAGAGACAAGTGTGGACTCACACCCTTTATGGACGCGATTCAGTGTGGTCACATCAACGTAGCCAGGCTGCTCCTGGAAGAACATAAG GCTTGCGTTTCTGCTGAGGATTCCCTGGGGGCCCAGGCTATCCACAGGGCAGCAGTCACCGGGCAGAACGAAGCCATCCGGTTCTTGGTCTCTGAACTTGGCGTTGACGTAGATGTGAGAGCAGCATCGACCCGCCTCACGGCACTTCATTATGCAGCTAAG cCCTGCACTTGGCCTGCGCAGGGCAGCACGTGGCTTGTGTCGAGTTTCTCCTGCAGTCTGGGCTGA
- the ANKRD16 gene encoding ankyrin repeat domain-containing protein 16 isoform X1, protein MADPRRLCRLVQEGRLGALREELRGAGPALCPGPAGDTLLHCATRHGRRDVLAYLVEAWDMDIEAANRDYKRPLHEAASMGHRDCVQYLLGRGAAVDCLKKADWTPLMMACTRKNLGVIQDLVEHGANPLLKNKDGWNSFHIASREGDPLILQYLLTVCPAAWKTESKIGRTPLHTAAMHGCLEAVQVLLRRCQYEPNCRDKCGLTPFMDAIQCGHINVARLLLEEHKACVSAEDSLGAQAIHRAAVTGQNEAIRFLVSELGVDVDVRAASTRLTALHYAAKEGHVSTVQMLLSLGADINAKDARSRSALHLACAGQHVACVEFLLQSGLRDSADITGTLAQQLTRSADILHCFDHSVTT, encoded by the exons ATGGCGGACCCGCGGCGGCTCTGCAGGCTGGTGCAGGAGGGCCGGCTgggcgccctgcgggaggagctACGGGGCGCGGGGCCCGCCCTCTGCCCGGGCCCGGCCGGGGACACCCTCCTTCACTGCGCCACCCGCCACGGGCGTCGGGACGTCCTGGCCTACCTGGTCGAGGCCTGGGACATGGACATCGAGGCCGCCAACCGAGACTACAAGCGGCCTCTGCACGAGGCTGCCTCCATGGGCCACCGGGACTGCGTGCAGTACCTGCTGGGCCGGGGAGCCGCGGTCGACTGCCTGAAGAAGGCCGACTG GACTCCTCTGATGATGGCCTGCACAAGGAAGAATCTCGGGGTGATCCAGGACCTTGTGGAACATGGTGCCAATCCGCTTCTGAAGAACAAAGACGGCTGGAACAGTTTCCACATTGCCAGCCGAGAAGGTGACCCCCTGATCCTCCAGTACTTGCTCACTGTCTGCCCGGCTGCCTGGAAGACAGAGAGCAAAATTGGGAGAACTCCTCTGCACACCGCAG CGATGCATGGCTGTTTAGAGGCAGTACAGGTGCTTCTTCGGAG GTGCCAGTATGAACCCAACTGCAGAGACAAGTGTGGACTCACACCCTTTATGGACGCGATTCAGTGTGGTCACATCAACGTAGCCAGGCTGCTCCTGGAAGAACATAAG GCTTGCGTTTCTGCTGAGGATTCCCTGGGGGCCCAGGCTATCCACAGGGCAGCAGTCACCGGGCAGAACGAAGCCATCCGGTTCTTGGTCTCTGAACTTGGCGTTGACGTAGATGTGAGAGCAGCATCGACCCGCCTCACGGCACTTCATTATGCAGCTAAG GAAGGTCACGTAAGCACAGTTCAGATGCTCTTATCCTTGGGTGCTGACATCAACGCTAAAGATGCAAGAAGTCGATCAG cCCTGCACTTGGCCTGCGCAGGGCAGCACGTGGCTTGTGTCGAGTTTCTCCTGCAGTCTGGGCTGAGAGACTCCGCAGACATCACGGGCACCCTGGCTCAGCAGCTCACACGGAGCGCAGACATCCTCCATTGCTTCGACCACAGTGTGACGACGTGA